In a single window of the Gossypium hirsutum isolate 1008001.06 chromosome A13, Gossypium_hirsutum_v2.1, whole genome shotgun sequence genome:
- the LOC107894987 gene encoding rhamnogalacturonan I rhamnosyltransferase 1 — MGFSEARFEETEGREMKEKPYSNKMSLKYISMAKAEKLKSLILARIRVARLNLWVTRALSMLLLLGITMQLKSLGETVSSSRTPTSTFSYPLPPERVYENNGYLMVSSNGGLNQMRSGICDMVTVARFLNVTLIVPELDNTSFWNDDSQFADIFDVEYFIASLRDEVRILKELPPQQKGKVAESLFSMPPISWSNMTYYYNVILPRIQTTEVVHFQKTDARLANNGLPVEVQKLRCRVNYEALRFAPPIQALAEKIVRILRDKGPFLVLHLRYEMDMIAFSGCNEGCNEQEIDELTKMRYAYPWWKEKVIDSAQKRLAGLCPLTPEEIALTLQALGIDHNIQVYIAAGDIYGGERRLATLRAAYPNLVKKETLLPSSELDPFRNHSNQMAALDYYVAVQSETFVPTNGGNMAKVVEGHRRYLGFKKTILLNRKAVVDLVDLYKAGSISWDKFSSEMKKAHADRIGNPAERLVIPGKPKEEDYFYTNPEECLASFDEPQLSNDDHQ, encoded by the exons ATGGGTTTTAGTGAGGCAAGGTTTGAAGAGACGGAGGGTCGAGAAATGAAGGAGAAACCCTACAGCAATAAGATGAGTTTGAAGTATATAAGCATGGCTAAGGCTGAAAAGCTGAAGAGCTTAATCCTTGCTCGGATCCGAGTGGCTCGACTTAACTTGTGGGTGACCAGAGCTCTAAGCATGCTCCTGCTTTTGGGTATCACCATGCAGTTGAAATCACTGGGAGAAACAGTTTCTTCATCGAGGACCCCTACTTCCACCTTTTCTTACCCTCTTCCCCCTGAAA GGGTGTATGAGAACAATGGTTATCTGATGGTATCTTCAAATGGAGGATTGAATCAGATGCGATCTGGT ATCTGTGATATGGTAACAGTTGCCAGATTCTTGAATGTGACCCTCATAGTTCCTGAATTAGATAATACATCGTTTTGGAATGACGACAG TCAGTTTGCAGATATATTTGATGTAGAATACTTCATTGCATCACTGAGAGACGAAGTTCGGATATTGAAAGAGCTGCCACCTCAGCAAAAGGGGAAGGTGGCTGAATCTCTCTTCTCGATGCCACCTATCAGCTGGTCTAACATGACTTATTACTATAATGTG ATTCTTCCACGAATTCAAACGACTGAAGTGGTGCATTTCCAGAAAACGGATGCAAGGCTTGCTAACAATGGACTTCCAGTGGAAGTCCAAAAGCTGCGTTGCCGAGTAAACTATGAAGCACTGAGGTTTGCACCTCCCATTCAAGCATTGGCCGAGAAGATTGTAAGGATTCTAAGAGACAAAGGTCCTTTCCTAGTTCTTCATCTCAGATACGAAATGGATATGATTGCTTTCTCTGGTTGTAATGAAGGTTGCAATGAACAAGAGATTGACGAGTTAACCAAAATGAG ATATGCATATCCATGGTGGAAAGAAAAAGTAATTGATTCGGCGCAGAAAAGGCTAGCAGGTTTATGCCCTTTAACTCCTGAAGAAATAGCACTAACGTTACAGGCATTGGGTATCGATCACAATATCCAAGTTTATATAGCTGCTGGTGATATATATGGAGGGGAAAGGAGATTGGCAACCCTTAGAGCAGCTTATCCCAATTTG GTGAAGAAGGAAACACTACTACCATCTTCAGAGCTTGATCCTTTCAGGAACCATTCGAACCAGATGGCAGCATTGGATTATTATGTGGCAGTGCAAAGTGAAACTTTCGTTCCAACAAATGGAGGCAACATGGCCAAAGTGGTCGAAGGCCATAGacg ATACCTGGGGTTCAAGAAAACAATTCTGTTGAACCGAAAGGCAGTAGTGGATTTAGTGGATCTGTATAAAGCTGGATCAATAAGCTGGGATAAATTCTCATCAGAAATGAAAAAAGCACATGCAGATCGGATCGGGAATCCGGCAGAAAGATTGGTGATCCCTGGTAAGCCTAAGGAAGAAGATTACTTTTATACAAATCCAGAAGAATGTTTGGCAAGTTTTGATGAACCACAACTATCTAATGATGATCACCAATAA